A genomic window from bacterium includes:
- a CDS encoding serine hydrolase domain-containing protein produces MRKKIYFVDKIIKEGIDKKIIPGAVLLVGNKNDIIYWKAYGNREITPEKIKMGKNTIFDLASITKPVATATSIMILVEESKISVNDKVIKYIPEFGKNGKKEITIKMLLTHYSGLSNQKFHNTPTKILERICEETPIYKPDSEFNYSCLGYIILGKIVEIVSGKSLDVFTKEKIFEPLGMKDTMFNPPEKLWVRCAPTIYRDGKLLKGKVNDMQAYVMGGVAGNAGLFSTACDLSIFAQFILNEGIYNEVKVLNPEIVKTMISKASPLNKNEYGLGWNISAPNSFVKGSIPSGYSFGHTGWTGCSLWFYPEIDLFIIFLTNQNHPEEKPNGSFIAKQLNALVNDAILLNFVNC; encoded by the coding sequence ATGAGAAAAAAAATTTACTTTGTAGATAAAATTATTAAAGAAGGAATAGATAAAAAAATAATACCTGGTGCAGTTCTTTTAGTTGGAAATAAAAATGATATTATTTATTGGAAAGCATACGGAAACAGAGAAATTACACCGGAAAAAATAAAAATGGGAAAAAATACAATTTTTGACCTTGCCTCTATAACTAAACCAGTTGCTACTGCAACATCAATAATGATATTGGTTGAAGAAAGTAAAATATCAGTAAATGATAAAGTTATAAAGTATATTCCTGAATTTGGGAAAAATGGGAAAAAAGAAATTACAATAAAAATGTTACTTACCCATTATTCTGGTTTATCTAACCAAAAATTTCATAATACACCAACAAAAATACTTGAAAGAATATGTGAGGAAACACCTATTTATAAACCTGACTCTGAATTTAATTATAGTTGTTTAGGATATATTATATTGGGGAAAATAGTTGAAATAGTTAGTGGAAAATCTTTAGATGTATTTACAAAAGAAAAGATATTTGAACCATTGGGAATGAAAGACACAATGTTTAATCCACCTGAAAAATTATGGGTAAGATGTGCTCCTACCATTTATAGAGATGGTAAATTATTAAAGGGAAAAGTCAACGACATGCAGGCATATGTTATGGGTGGAGTAGCAGGAAATGCCGGTCTTTTTTCTACTGCTTGTGATTTATCAATATTTGCTCAATTTATATTAAATGAGGGTATTTATAATGAAGTAAAAGTACTAAATCCTGAAATAGTTAAAACAATGATTTCAAAAGCATCTCCTCTAAATAAAAATGAATATGGACTTGGGTGGAACATAAGTGCTCCTAATTCTTTTGTTAAAGGAAGTATTCCTTCTGGTTATTCTTTTGGGCATACTGGATGGACAGGATGTTCTTTATGGTTTTATCCAGAAATAGACCTTTTTATTATTTTTT